Proteins encoded within one genomic window of Salipaludibacillus agaradhaerens:
- a CDS encoding DUF2200 domain-containing protein, with protein MTKHQIYTMSVAKVYPHYVTKAEKKGRTKTEVDEIIRWLTGYSQEELEAQLEKQTNFETFFAESPQLNPSRTLIKGVICGIRVEDIEEPTMQEIRYLDKLIDELAKGKAMEKILRS; from the coding sequence ATGACTAAACATCAAATATATACAATGAGTGTAGCAAAAGTCTATCCGCATTATGTTACAAAGGCGGAGAAAAAAGGACGAACAAAAACAGAAGTGGATGAGATCATCCGTTGGCTGACAGGGTATAGCCAGGAAGAGTTAGAGGCTCAACTGGAAAAACAGACAAACTTTGAGACCTTTTTTGCGGAATCTCCCCAACTGAATCCTTCCCGGACTTTGATCAAAGGAGTGATCTGCGGTATCCGCGTGGAAGACATCGAGGAACCAACTATGCAGGAAATTCGCTATTTGGATAAATTGATAGATGAGTTAGCAAAAGGAAAAGCAATGGAAAAGATTTTGCGGTCATAA
- the buk gene encoding butyrate kinase has translation MSHNVYRILAINPGSTSTKIALYENENELFVETLRHDKTTLTRFHSIGEQYKFRKNVILDLLKDNNYKLSELSAVVGRGGLLRPIEGGTYRVNDLMLADLEVGYAGQHASNLGGILAYDIAHELNLQAYIVDPVVVDEMTNIARISGFADFERKSIFHALNQKAVARKVASDLNTSYDKLNAIVVHMGGGITIGAHQQGRVIDVNNGLHGEGPFSPERAGTVQAGDLVEMCFSGKYSKEEVMKKIVGNGGLAGHLGTTDAIEVERRISNGDKKAALIYDAMAYQVAKEIGSAAVVLSGKIDVIILTGGLAHAKEFVEKITSRVKWIARTVTEPGENEMKALCEGALRVLKGEETVKEYGVDTSADN, from the coding sequence ATGAGTCATAATGTTTATCGAATTTTAGCCATCAATCCCGGCTCCACATCAACTAAAATTGCGCTCTATGAAAACGAAAATGAATTATTTGTTGAAACATTGAGACACGACAAGACAACGTTGACTAGATTCCATTCTATAGGAGAGCAATATAAGTTTCGAAAAAATGTCATACTTGACCTTCTAAAGGACAACAACTATAAGTTGTCAGAGCTATCTGCTGTCGTTGGAAGGGGGGGATTGTTACGTCCAATTGAAGGGGGGACATATCGTGTAAATGACTTAATGCTTGCTGACTTAGAAGTGGGATACGCTGGTCAACATGCCTCTAATTTAGGTGGTATACTGGCATATGACATCGCCCATGAATTAAACCTACAAGCCTATATTGTCGACCCAGTAGTGGTAGATGAAATGACAAATATCGCTAGAATATCGGGCTTTGCTGACTTTGAAAGAAAAAGCATTTTTCATGCATTAAATCAAAAAGCAGTTGCACGAAAGGTGGCATCTGATCTCAATACATCGTATGATAAACTTAATGCGATCGTGGTACATATGGGTGGTGGTATTACAATCGGGGCCCACCAGCAGGGTCGTGTGATCGATGTAAATAATGGTCTACACGGTGAAGGGCCTTTTTCCCCTGAACGCGCTGGCACGGTACAAGCAGGGGATCTTGTAGAAATGTGTTTTTCTGGTAAATATAGCAAAGAAGAAGTGATGAAGAAGATTGTGGGTAACGGAGGCTTAGCTGGTCACCTAGGTACAACAGATGCTATTGAAGTGGAAAGGCGCATTTCAAATGGTGACAAAAAAGCAGCACTTATCTATGATGCCATGGCCTATCAAGTAGCAAAGGAAATTGGTAGTGCGGCTGTGGTTCTTTCTGGAAAGATCGATGTCATCATTTTAACTGGTGGTCTTGCTCATGCAAAAGAATTTGTCGAGAAAATCACCTCTCGTGTAAAATGGATAGCAAGGACTGTAACAGAACCAGGCGAGAACGAAATGAAAGCCCTATGTGAAGGGGCATTAAGAGTATTAAAAGGAGAAGAAACCGTCAAGGAATATGGTGTTGACACATCTGCTGACAACTAA
- the lpdA gene encoding dihydrolipoyl dehydrogenase: MAKEYDLVILGAGTGGYVAAIRASQLGMTVAVVEKEKLGGTCLHKGCIPSKALLRSAEVFKTVKEAETFGVSLDNPVLDFTAVQKRKSAIVDQLYKGVQHLMKKGKIDVYEGFGRILGPSIFSPTAGTVSIENNDGSENEMLIPKYVLIATGSKPKTLPGVKLDEKNILSSEGALQLESLPASISIIGGGVIGIEWASMLVDFGVEVTVLEYASRILPLEDLDVSKEMQRSLKKKGVKIITDAKVLADQLDITEDGVSVAYEHKGKTTHVSSEKTLISIGRTANVTDIGLENTDIQIKNDVIHVNEYYQTKEAHIYAIGDVIGGLQLAHVASHEGIAAVEHMAGKASHPVEDLHVPKCIYSSPEAASVGLSEQAAKEQGYSVKIGKFSFKAIGKALVYGDTSGFVKFVSDAETNDLLGVHMIGPHVTDMISEAALAKVLDAADWEVASTIHPHPSLSEAIGEAALAVDGKEIHGG; the protein is encoded by the coding sequence ATGGCTAAAGAATATGATCTGGTCATATTAGGAGCTGGTACAGGTGGATACGTAGCAGCAATTAGAGCATCGCAACTTGGGATGACCGTCGCAGTCGTGGAAAAAGAAAAGCTTGGAGGGACGTGCTTACACAAAGGATGTATACCTAGTAAAGCCCTTTTAAGAAGTGCGGAAGTGTTTAAAACCGTTAAAGAAGCGGAAACATTTGGGGTCTCGTTAGATAATCCTGTTCTTGACTTTACCGCAGTACAAAAACGTAAATCAGCAATTGTTGATCAATTGTATAAGGGTGTGCAGCACTTAATGAAAAAAGGAAAAATAGATGTATATGAGGGATTCGGTAGAATTCTTGGCCCATCTATTTTTTCCCCTACTGCTGGAACAGTTTCAATTGAAAATAATGACGGCTCAGAAAATGAGATGCTAATTCCTAAGTATGTTTTAATTGCTACTGGAAGTAAGCCTAAGACATTACCAGGCGTGAAATTAGATGAAAAGAATATCCTTTCTTCGGAAGGAGCTTTACAATTAGAGTCGTTACCTGCATCTATAAGCATTATTGGTGGAGGTGTGATCGGCATCGAATGGGCCTCCATGCTAGTAGACTTTGGTGTGGAAGTAACGGTACTTGAATATGCTTCACGTATTTTACCGCTTGAAGATTTAGACGTTTCAAAAGAAATGCAGCGATCGTTAAAGAAAAAAGGTGTCAAAATTATAACCGATGCAAAAGTGCTTGCTGATCAATTAGACATAACAGAGGATGGTGTCAGTGTTGCTTACGAGCATAAAGGTAAAACAACACATGTGTCATCAGAGAAAACACTCATTTCTATAGGCAGAACGGCTAATGTGACAGATATTGGATTGGAAAATACAGATATACAGATTAAAAATGACGTCATTCATGTTAACGAGTATTATCAAACGAAGGAAGCTCATATTTACGCAATCGGGGATGTGATTGGTGGTCTACAGTTAGCACATGTCGCTTCACATGAAGGAATAGCGGCAGTGGAACATATGGCAGGAAAGGCATCTCATCCTGTGGAAGATTTGCATGTTCCGAAATGTATTTATTCCTCGCCAGAAGCAGCAAGTGTTGGCTTATCTGAACAGGCAGCCAAAGAGCAAGGGTATTCGGTTAAAATAGGTAAATTTTCGTTTAAAGCAATAGGTAAAGCACTTGTATACGGTGATACATCAGGATTTGTTAAATTTGTGTCAGATGCAGAGACAAATGATTTACTCGGTGTTCATATGATTGGACCGCATGTGACAGATATGATTTCAGAAGCGGCTCTTGCAAAAGTACTTGATGCGGCTGATTGGGAAGTGGCTAGCACCATTCACCCACATCCTAGCTTATCTGAAGCGATTGGGGAAGCAGCCCTAGCGGTTGATGGAAAAGAGATTCACGGTGGTTAA
- a CDS encoding bifunctional enoyl-CoA hydratase/phosphate acetyltransferase, giving the protein MNLETLLQKVNKQPTKTVAVAHAVDPSVFFTAERAIEQNMASFIFTGPREEMEKAARKAGFSFRSDSRVQWVNTLDEKSSANKAIELINDNHASVLMKGMLPTSVLLKAILKKEGGLRTGNILSHVAGFSLPHRNKLLFITDSAMNISPDLADKTAIVQNAVTAVKSMGVSNPKVAILAAVETVNTNMPATLDAAALVQMSTRGQINDCVIDGPLGFDSAVSLESAEQKNIQSSVAGKADILLVPSIEAGNILYKSLTYFGGATVGGILVGARVPVVVSSRSDSVESKLFSLAMAISSNIAKK; this is encoded by the coding sequence ATGAATTTAGAAACATTATTGCAAAAAGTGAATAAGCAGCCAACAAAAACTGTTGCTGTGGCCCATGCAGTAGATCCCTCTGTTTTTTTTACAGCAGAAAGAGCAATTGAACAAAATATGGCATCATTTATTTTTACAGGCCCCCGGGAGGAGATGGAAAAAGCAGCGAGAAAGGCAGGATTCTCCTTTCGTAGTGATTCACGAGTTCAGTGGGTAAATACACTTGATGAAAAAAGTTCGGCTAATAAGGCGATTGAATTAATTAACGATAATCATGCTAGCGTTCTTATGAAAGGCATGCTACCAACATCGGTGTTACTGAAGGCTATTTTGAAAAAAGAAGGGGGCCTAAGGACGGGGAATATTCTCTCACATGTAGCAGGGTTTTCCCTTCCTCACCGTAATAAGTTATTATTTATTACAGACTCTGCTATGAATATATCACCTGATTTAGCAGATAAGACAGCTATTGTACAAAATGCGGTTACGGCTGTGAAGAGTATGGGCGTAAGTAACCCGAAAGTTGCGATACTAGCAGCGGTGGAAACAGTTAATACGAATATGCCTGCCACATTGGATGCGGCAGCGCTAGTGCAAATGTCTACAAGAGGCCAAATTAATGATTGCGTTATTGATGGCCCTCTTGGATTTGATAGTGCTGTGTCCTTGGAATCAGCTGAACAAAAAAATATTCAGTCATCTGTTGCAGGGAAGGCAGATATATTACTGGTGCCATCAATTGAGGCAGGAAATATATTATATAAATCTCTCACCTATTTTGGTGGTGCTACTGTAGGCGGCATATTAGTAGGTGCTAGAGTACCCGTCGTCGTATCATCACGGTCAGATTCTGTTGAGAGTAAGTTATTCTCGTTGGCAATGGCTATAAGTTCTAACATAGCAAAAAAATAA
- a CDS encoding sigma-54 interaction domain-containing protein, whose product MKRALIIGSEKDCLSLVEVLSQTDQLDVVGCVCHEKSSKLTTYFKHQFHVYNDWKSALDNLPLNVIIEMTGSTRLYEDILTYVKNSNITVIPHSIAYILLHLLEEKEDLISEISDHHEKMKNIVETTHDGMIAIDKSEKITLMNRRAEQIASISATNAIGKKINSVIPSSQLPRVLQTKEVERNKKQLISKDKTIVTTRVPMMKNEELIGALGVFKDVTEIVKMAEEVTNLKSIQTMLEAIINSSNDAISVVDEKGIGMLINPAYTRLTGLTKDKVLGQPATADISEGESMHLKVLKTKAPVRGVRMKVGPAKRDVIVNVAPIIVDDHLKGSVAVIHDRSEIVTLSKQLEQAKQMIRTLEAKYCFKDIIGHSAGLQTAIAQAKVAAATPVTILLRGESGTGKELFAHAIHNESDRKYNNFIRVNCAAISETLLESELFGYEDGAFSGAKRGGKKGFFEDAHKGSIFLDEIGELSPSMQAKLLRVLQEREIVRVGSTKPISVDVRVIAATNDEMEEKIAKNQFRADLYYRLNRMPIFIPPLRERRDDFQELADHIFTKLNKDYGRNVTTMSTEVLEALQRYNWPGNVRELENILGMAMIYMHYTDNEMKLHHLPAFPHTTDHHVEEQPDVQLDQFLNAKMSLQEIVDNQEKEVLKKVLVNNNGNKTQTAKVLKISIRNLYYKLKKHHLID is encoded by the coding sequence ATGAAGAGAGCACTCATTATAGGATCAGAAAAAGACTGTCTATCACTAGTTGAAGTTCTTTCCCAAACTGATCAACTAGATGTGGTTGGATGTGTGTGTCATGAAAAATCATCGAAACTTACTACATATTTTAAGCATCAGTTCCATGTTTATAATGATTGGAAGTCTGCATTAGATAACCTTCCTCTCAATGTTATTATTGAGATGACTGGAAGTACGCGCTTATACGAAGATATTCTTACTTATGTTAAAAATAGTAATATTACGGTTATACCTCATTCAATAGCGTATATTCTACTTCATTTATTAGAGGAAAAAGAAGATCTAATTAGTGAAATTAGCGACCATCACGAAAAAATGAAAAATATCGTTGAGACGACTCATGATGGGATGATTGCCATTGATAAAAGTGAGAAAATTACGCTTATGAATCGTCGAGCTGAGCAAATTGCTTCAATTTCAGCTACAAACGCCATAGGGAAAAAAATTAATAGTGTGATCCCTTCAAGTCAACTCCCACGTGTTTTACAAACAAAGGAAGTAGAAAGAAATAAAAAACAACTTATTTCTAAAGATAAGACCATTGTTACAACACGTGTGCCCATGATGAAAAACGAAGAATTAATCGGGGCACTTGGGGTCTTTAAAGATGTTACAGAAATCGTAAAAATGGCAGAAGAAGTGACAAATTTAAAAAGCATTCAAACAATGCTAGAAGCGATTATTAATTCGTCAAATGATGCCATTTCTGTTGTTGATGAAAAAGGTATTGGCATGTTAATTAATCCTGCTTACACACGACTAACTGGTCTCACTAAAGATAAAGTCCTTGGTCAACCAGCAACGGCAGATATTTCTGAGGGTGAAAGCATGCACCTAAAAGTACTAAAAACGAAAGCGCCTGTACGAGGTGTACGTATGAAGGTAGGACCTGCAAAAAGGGACGTCATTGTAAATGTAGCACCAATCATTGTCGATGACCACTTGAAAGGGAGCGTAGCTGTCATTCATGACCGATCCGAAATTGTGACGTTGTCAAAGCAACTAGAACAAGCGAAGCAAATGATTCGAACACTTGAAGCTAAATATTGTTTTAAAGATATTATTGGGCATTCAGCTGGCCTACAAACCGCTATTGCTCAAGCGAAAGTTGCAGCAGCTACTCCCGTTACCATTTTATTAAGGGGAGAATCAGGCACAGGGAAAGAATTGTTTGCCCATGCTATACATAATGAGAGTGACCGTAAGTACAATAATTTCATCCGTGTTAATTGTGCAGCCATATCAGAAACATTGCTAGAAAGTGAATTGTTTGGCTATGAAGATGGGGCTTTTTCAGGGGCGAAGCGTGGAGGGAAAAAAGGATTTTTTGAAGATGCCCATAAAGGCAGTATCTTCTTAGATGAAATAGGAGAACTATCACCTTCTATGCAGGCGAAACTTTTAAGAGTGCTACAAGAACGAGAAATTGTCAGAGTAGGGAGTACAAAACCTATATCGGTAGATGTACGTGTTATAGCAGCAACTAATGATGAGATGGAAGAAAAGATAGCAAAGAATCAATTTCGAGCTGATTTGTATTATCGACTAAATCGTATGCCAATTTTTATTCCACCTCTCCGTGAAAGGCGTGACGATTTTCAAGAACTTGCCGATCACATATTTACAAAGTTAAATAAAGATTACGGACGAAATGTTACGACTATGTCGACTGAAGTTTTAGAAGCATTACAGCGCTATAATTGGCCTGGGAATGTGAGAGAGTTAGAGAACATTTTAGGAATGGCCATGATTTATATGCATTATACAGATAATGAAATGAAGCTACATCATCTTCCGGCTTTCCCACATACAACAGATCATCATGTTGAGGAACAGCCTGATGTCCAACTAGACCAGTTCTTGAATGCTAAAATGTCTTTGCAGGAAATCGTCGACAATCAAGAAAAAGAAGTTTTAAAAAAAGTTTTGGTAAACAATAATGGTAATAAGACTCAGACAGCTAAAGTGTTGAAAATTTCCATCAGAAACTTATATTACAAATTAAAGAAACATCATCTGATAGATTGA
- the bcd gene encoding branched-chain amino acid dehydrogenase, translated as MELFKYMETYDYEQTVVCQDKESGLKAIIAIHDTTLGPALGGTRMWTYQSEEEAFEDALRLAKGMTYKNAAAGLNLGGGKTVIIGDPRKDKNEAMFRAFGRFIQGLNGRYITAEDVGTTVEDMDLVYSETDYVTGISPAFGSSGNPSPVTAYGVYVGMKAAAKEAFGDDSLEGKTIAVQGVGNVAFSLCKYLHEEGARLIVTDINKEAVKRAVEAFDAKAVDINDIYSVACDIYSPCALGATINDETIPQLKAKVIAGAANNQLKETCHGDIIQEKGIVYAPDYVINSGGVINVADELVGYNRERAMKKVETIYDSITKIFEIAKRDGIPSYEAANRMAEERIETMKKSRRQFLQNGMTILSRGRG; from the coding sequence ATGGAATTATTTAAATACATGGAGACGTATGATTATGAACAAACAGTGGTGTGTCAAGATAAGGAGTCAGGTTTAAAAGCGATTATTGCGATACATGACACTACTTTAGGTCCTGCATTAGGTGGAACACGTATGTGGACTTATCAATCAGAGGAAGAGGCATTTGAAGATGCATTAAGACTTGCTAAAGGTATGACATATAAAAATGCTGCTGCTGGTTTGAATCTTGGAGGTGGGAAAACCGTTATTATTGGTGACCCACGTAAAGATAAAAATGAAGCAATGTTTAGAGCCTTTGGTCGTTTCATTCAAGGCTTAAATGGCCGTTATATTACTGCTGAAGACGTGGGGACCACTGTGGAGGACATGGATCTTGTTTATTCGGAAACAGATTATGTGACAGGTATTTCCCCTGCATTTGGTTCATCAGGTAATCCATCCCCAGTGACTGCCTATGGCGTATATGTAGGTATGAAAGCTGCAGCTAAAGAAGCATTTGGGGACGACTCTCTTGAAGGTAAAACAATTGCGGTACAAGGAGTTGGTAATGTAGCTTTCAGTCTGTGCAAATATTTGCATGAAGAAGGTGCTCGTTTAATCGTAACTGATATTAATAAAGAAGCAGTTAAACGGGCAGTAGAAGCATTTGACGCCAAAGCAGTAGATATAAATGATATATATAGTGTTGCGTGTGATATTTATTCCCCGTGTGCGTTAGGTGCTACAATTAATGATGAGACAATTCCACAATTAAAAGCGAAAGTAATAGCAGGAGCTGCCAATAACCAGTTGAAAGAAACTTGCCATGGAGATATCATTCAAGAGAAGGGGATTGTCTACGCCCCTGATTATGTAATCAACTCTGGGGGCGTTATTAATGTTGCTGATGAGTTAGTCGGTTATAATCGTGAGCGAGCTATGAAAAAAGTTGAAACCATTTATGATAGCATTACAAAGATTTTTGAGATTGCGAAACGAGATGGTATTCCTTCCTATGAAGCAGCAAATCGAATGGCTGAAGAAAGAATTGAGACTATGAAAAAATCTCGTCGCCAATTTTTACAGAATGGTATGACAATATTAAGCCGTGGAAGAGGCTAA
- the spo0A gene encoding sporulation transcription factor Spo0A: MIWGGNSVEKVKVCVADDNRELVNLLEDYILSQEDMDVVGKAYNGQECLNVVEEVQPDVLILDIIMPHLDGLAVLEKLNELNLEKRPSIIMLTAFGQEDVTKKAVDLGAAYYVLKPFDMDTLMNKIRDVSGQSNNTYSHRSATSAAELRRENKPMNLDASITSIIHEIGVPAHIKGYMYLREAITMVYNDIELLGSITKVLYPDIAKKFNTTASRVERAIRHAIEVAWSRGNIESISKMFGYTVNVSKAKPTNSEFIAMVADKLRIEHKVS, from the coding sequence ATTATTTGGGGAGGCAATAGTGTGGAAAAAGTAAAAGTGTGTGTAGCAGATGACAACCGTGAATTGGTGAATCTTTTAGAGGATTATATTCTATCACAAGAGGATATGGATGTGGTTGGAAAAGCATATAACGGTCAGGAATGTTTAAATGTTGTTGAAGAAGTGCAGCCTGATGTACTTATTCTTGATATTATAATGCCTCATTTAGATGGGCTTGCTGTTCTAGAAAAATTAAACGAATTAAACCTTGAAAAGCGTCCAAGTATTATTATGTTAACTGCCTTTGGACAGGAAGATGTTACTAAAAAAGCAGTTGATCTTGGAGCAGCTTATTATGTCTTAAAACCGTTTGATATGGATACTTTAATGAATAAAATTAGAGATGTGTCTGGTCAAAGCAATAATACCTATAGCCATAGATCGGCAACTTCAGCAGCAGAATTGCGACGTGAGAATAAGCCGATGAATTTAGATGCGAGTATAACAAGTATTATTCATGAAATCGGTGTACCAGCTCATATTAAAGGTTATATGTATTTAAGAGAAGCGATCACTATGGTGTACAATGATATTGAATTACTCGGTTCAATTACAAAAGTTCTCTATCCAGACATAGCCAAGAAGTTCAATACGACAGCTAGTCGTGTGGAGCGGGCGATCCGGCATGCCATCGAAGTAGCATGGAGTCGAGGAAACATTGAATCCATTTCTAAAATGTTCGGCTATACAGTAAATGTTTCAAAAGCAAAGCCAACAAATTCTGAATTTATTGCCATGGTTGCAGATAAATTACGTATCGAACACAAGGTAAGTTAA
- a CDS encoding thiamine pyrophosphate-dependent dehydrogenase E1 component subunit alpha yields the protein MSEKRHHKLGMTDKDVLQMYETMLAARMIDERMWLLNRAGKIAFVISCQGQEAAQVGAAMALDNEQDYVLPYYRDMGVVLHFGMSIKDLMLSGFAKEEDPNSGGRQMPGHFGKKSTRIVTGSSPVTTQVPHAVGFGLAAKMKKKEFVAFTTFGEGSSNQGDFHEGINFASVHDLPVIFMCENNKYAISVPLDKQLNIESVAERAKGYGIHGESVDGNDPLAVYEAVMNARKRAVAGEGPSLIETVSYRLTPHSSDDDDSTYRAKEEVEEAKKIDPVHTFCQYLKDAHVLTEEKDEEIRAKLRREIDEATDYAENASYPNVETLMDYVYGEE from the coding sequence ATGAGTGAGAAACGGCATCATAAATTAGGTATGACGGATAAAGATGTTCTACAAATGTATGAAACAATGCTTGCAGCAAGAATGATTGATGAAAGAATGTGGCTGTTAAACAGAGCAGGAAAAATCGCTTTTGTTATCTCTTGCCAAGGTCAGGAAGCTGCGCAAGTAGGTGCAGCAATGGCCCTAGATAATGAACAAGATTATGTATTACCTTACTATAGAGATATGGGCGTTGTCCTTCATTTCGGTATGAGTATTAAAGATTTAATGCTATCTGGATTTGCTAAGGAGGAGGACCCTAATTCGGGGGGGCGGCAAATGCCTGGCCATTTCGGTAAAAAGTCTACTCGTATTGTCACAGGCTCCTCTCCTGTGACAACCCAAGTCCCCCACGCAGTGGGATTTGGATTAGCAGCAAAAATGAAAAAGAAGGAATTCGTTGCTTTTACGACTTTTGGCGAAGGGTCATCTAACCAAGGGGACTTTCATGAAGGAATCAACTTTGCCAGCGTCCATGACCTTCCTGTTATTTTTATGTGTGAAAATAATAAATACGCTATTTCTGTCCCATTAGATAAGCAATTGAACATTGAAAGTGTGGCTGAGAGAGCAAAAGGATATGGTATTCACGGCGAATCAGTCGATGGTAATGATCCGTTAGCTGTATATGAAGCTGTAATGAATGCAAGAAAGCGTGCAGTAGCTGGAGAAGGACCTTCTCTTATTGAAACAGTATCTTATCGCCTAACGCCTCATTCAAGCGATGATGATGACAGTACATATCGTGCAAAAGAGGAGGTTGAAGAAGCGAAGAAAATAGATCCCGTTCATACCTTCTGTCAGTATTTAAAAGATGCTCATGTTCTAACTGAGGAAAAGGACGAGGAAATACGAGCAAAACTTCGTAGAGAAATTGATGAAGCAACCGATTATGCAGAAAACGCATCATATCCTAATGTAGAGACATTAATGGATTATGTTTATGGAGAGGAGTGA
- a CDS encoding TraR/DksA C4-type zinc finger protein has translation MEDYARLKNKLEEQKKILSERLKTSDDYGLSRGFASSNSSGELSQYDNHPADSATDLYEREKDIALHEQVVLELNAIEHALSKFANGTYGICEVTGQKIPYERLEAKPTARTIIQHADNNHHFSRPAEEGVLEDFRKFNFDKAEDETQFDAEDAWQAVARFNELSMVFEDSSLDENSELIGYVEEIEGFLSTGIEGYKGVESVDFQRNSHYDHYLNDR, from the coding sequence ATGGAAGATTATGCTCGTTTGAAAAATAAGCTTGAAGAACAGAAAAAAATATTAAGTGAGCGATTAAAGACGTCTGATGATTATGGACTTTCCCGTGGATTTGCGTCAAGTAATTCGTCAGGTGAATTATCACAATATGATAATCATCCAGCAGATAGCGCCACAGATCTTTATGAAAGGGAAAAAGATATTGCGCTTCATGAGCAGGTCGTTCTCGAGTTAAATGCCATTGAGCATGCTTTAAGTAAATTTGCAAATGGGACCTATGGTATTTGTGAAGTCACCGGTCAAAAAATTCCTTATGAACGTTTAGAAGCGAAACCAACGGCGAGAACGATCATCCAACATGCAGATAACAATCATCATTTTTCTCGGCCAGCTGAGGAGGGTGTGTTGGAGGATTTTAGGAAGTTTAATTTTGATAAAGCAGAAGATGAAACACAATTTGATGCTGAAGACGCTTGGCAAGCTGTCGCACGTTTTAATGAACTTTCTATGGTATTCGAGGATTCATCACTTGATGAGAATAGTGAACTAATTGGCTATGTAGAAGAGATTGAAGGCTTTTTATCGACTGGTATTGAAGGTTATAAAGGTGTAGAAAGTGTTGATTTTCAGCGGAATAGTCATTACGATCATTATCTTAACGATAGATAA
- a CDS encoding DUF2627 domain-containing protein, with product MTFQRFIALIILLIPIFTAGYGIKLMRDTLFGQLISPYQTLYVQFFVGIIALAVGIWLIGGFILHRDRKNNKVAPRFQNKKTPS from the coding sequence ATGACATTTCAACGCTTTATTGCTTTGATTATTCTGCTTATCCCTATATTTACAGCGGGTTACGGCATAAAGTTAATGCGGGACACATTATTCGGCCAGTTAATTTCCCCTTACCAGACACTTTATGTCCAGTTTTTTGTTGGTATCATCGCTCTCGCTGTTGGTATCTGGCTTATCGGCGGCTTCATTTTGCATAGAGATCGTAAAAATAATAAAGTCGCGCCTAGATTTCAGAATAAAAAAACACCTAGTTAA